The proteins below come from a single Caulobacter flavus genomic window:
- a CDS encoding calcium-binding protein: MITIIPRNIIPAAALNSLANKYIKNQSFTTEDHYYNKMVAMGYSPTGPKGYKLDVGQKNNALSHTFAMAKISFNQSKDEAIAFGLFVESFEAGIALPGNFGKQVYHDKPLRSSEWEANATADLWNNQIGARLGEIARTKNLSAGSIDHLVRWAYNQGWLAVNPALRDGTYLSADFIVTARDNVSMGAFEADLAAALSSGSWQGSAFAQAKSNTLFGDDWTPDISIVQVGGYPLMALMSATIAIEVGDSPAVRREKYWQALSEFGAEVGSIVGASLGDFLAKGEKVKGIAYSSLLGEVGERLGGALLSGSMESAMRTATQGGLGAFGEQVAVRAGDATLGAVSSWLTMELGEALGLQGFGAELFTTVGSRVTSQVITNLLSDGPSAIFNAFQPQKTVNGVSNGGTSGAAMANALGSFIGAKLGAMVVSPQTQAGVALSSIGSAVGSFIAGKIIGQSAGMWLNLIAPGIGSFVGFVLGALIGNLFGKKKPKIPSATAETVLQLPYAQYELGAVTVANNGNRELVTSMASTARDTLNTLIDMVAYTKTTAYVSNLNGVGTTQIYGHTGNQIWVKINGAQNNFGSADAAVEYGTLTAIRNTKIVGGDIFAKRAIARSPSADITSLAADLQIAGDYRYYANNRDMVNGFITGAYNTLSQWEQNFYDHPPHKALIDKLYTQGIDALTTEERGFYDSYSTSIQNILKALKNQELANPWIVTLQRVTELGLDKFSASDFYGGLRGFLDSFDLAERGVAYENANFQWNGVDFSVSVAGGTQGLFSILPTAAGDGRTVTIDGLDKIAYTWVGAGGGTNGNDYMEYRWHGGAVTLDDTHAVYVEDGYYRWDGWDSYEWIDTSYWSNGDGGDDIFVGSQYGDQLYGRGGWDWLDGQAGDDYIEGGDGNDTLIGRDGNDSLFGGAGDDFLAGGDGGDTVHGGAGNDVLADGQGGEVLQGGDGDDTFLIAADATFNWFWGGDGDLNSDPNGRDTISAERLTFGVAFDLDFRPADWNGHPDGYANYAASRAAVVVNAATGAWVTSEGLVSIENATGSEYADRLYGTAGDNVIKGLAGDDQLYGREGNDILEGGAGADLLVGGGYFDTASYAGSAAGVQVDLSTGEAKGGDAAGDVLQEIENLRGSGAADELKGNFFHNRLEGLGGDDWLVATNGEDVYDGGEGLDFVDYSSGFASGTSTYQTWVEDGYWERDQWDNSQYWVSTGGHYETVTTTVAALNVNLAWGGQVRGSDGVASNHSFIGVEGIIGTAEADSIGGGNADETFVGGAGNDYLYGGAGADTYVMYRNDGADTIVEDNTGWNTLSFGDTVTFSELWFGTAGGANGWLDVGVRGYSAQARIGGNFAQRNNTKIKSLAVERGGAVDLGGVDFGRGGTDGADTINGTSSYYDLIAAYDGADYITGSGTAWEDKGNVIIAGRGDDTISTSGGDDQFAYDRGDGKDTIIDAGGEDTIVFGATVVADDVIYEVVGGDLYIAARDLENPDLVASQVNDRIRIQGGGVKYIVKDGYSDTVLYESLNTVEYVLAGGTSIDLRKLDITWAESVSYNQGYAYPIALDLDGDGLNLSAVDNSEVVVRTAGGGISRVGWVGPTDGFLAVDRDGDGAINRLSELSFVQDKPGAKSDLEGLRTWDTNGDGLLDKNDKDFSKILLFVDANQNGRSTAKELRTLEQAGIAAINLGGLATGQTRELTTESFVQHTISFVWADGRTGEGYDVALARRVLGSVGYAAGEYQAEWGRADEDGELGRLSNDPVVAAKTARVRAQKGLLDKLGATYAEIKAAAQLDFSDHDRVDASIAKRWAKMSASEQASWLTGQETTGKVRLISSEQALVNTVNDAAKARQKVVDKGYAQASATLSPSGLDQGSVGDAAKADILGLGVSFGVSGLGLSLAGGEPLETGPAYGGAEATAEAWWRQDEGASLLGGARWARVWRPWTQSPAMDWARSFLVR; this comes from the coding sequence ATGATTACGATAATTCCACGCAACATTATTCCTGCAGCGGCTTTGAATAGTCTTGCAAATAAATACATAAAAAATCAAAGTTTTACAACAGAAGATCATTATTACAACAAGATGGTCGCAATGGGGTATTCTCCCACTGGGCCGAAGGGATATAAGCTGGACGTCGGCCAGAAAAACAACGCTTTGTCTCATACATTTGCTATGGCGAAAATATCCTTCAATCAATCGAAGGATGAGGCCATTGCTTTTGGTCTATTCGTTGAATCGTTTGAGGCTGGAATTGCCCTGCCCGGCAACTTTGGAAAGCAAGTATATCACGACAAGCCTCTCAGAAGTAGTGAGTGGGAGGCCAACGCCACAGCGGATTTGTGGAACAATCAGATCGGTGCGCGGCTGGGCGAAATAGCGCGCACGAAAAACCTGTCTGCAGGCAGCATCGACCACCTCGTGCGCTGGGCCTACAATCAAGGGTGGTTGGCGGTGAATCCGGCCCTCAGGGACGGGACGTACCTTTCGGCGGATTTCATCGTCACGGCTCGAGACAATGTTTCCATGGGGGCGTTCGAGGCCGATCTGGCGGCTGCGCTCTCCTCCGGCAGTTGGCAAGGCTCCGCCTTCGCCCAGGCTAAGTCGAACACTCTTTTCGGCGACGACTGGACGCCGGACATTTCCATCGTCCAAGTCGGCGGGTATCCGCTTATGGCGTTGATGTCCGCTACGATCGCTATCGAGGTTGGCGACAGCCCGGCCGTTCGACGCGAAAAGTACTGGCAGGCGCTCAGCGAGTTCGGGGCCGAGGTCGGCTCTATCGTAGGGGCCTCGCTCGGCGATTTCCTGGCCAAGGGCGAGAAGGTCAAGGGGATCGCCTATTCTTCGCTGCTGGGCGAGGTGGGCGAGCGTCTCGGCGGCGCTCTGCTTTCCGGGTCGATGGAATCTGCAATGCGTACGGCCACCCAGGGCGGGCTTGGCGCGTTCGGGGAGCAGGTCGCCGTCCGAGCTGGCGATGCGACGTTGGGCGCGGTGAGTTCCTGGCTGACGATGGAACTTGGCGAAGCCTTGGGCCTTCAGGGGTTCGGAGCAGAGCTGTTCACCACGGTCGGGTCCAGGGTCACCTCGCAGGTGATCACCAACCTTCTGAGCGACGGGCCTTCGGCCATATTCAACGCCTTCCAGCCGCAGAAAACGGTCAACGGCGTATCTAATGGCGGCACCTCTGGCGCGGCCATGGCCAATGCGCTGGGGTCGTTCATCGGCGCCAAGCTGGGCGCGATGGTCGTCAGCCCGCAGACCCAGGCGGGCGTCGCGCTGTCCTCGATCGGCTCGGCTGTGGGATCGTTCATCGCAGGCAAGATCATCGGTCAATCGGCCGGGATGTGGTTGAATCTGATCGCGCCCGGCATCGGTTCTTTCGTTGGCTTCGTGCTCGGCGCTCTGATCGGCAATCTGTTTGGCAAAAAGAAGCCCAAGATACCCTCGGCGACCGCCGAGACGGTGCTACAGTTGCCTTACGCTCAGTACGAGCTGGGCGCCGTCACCGTAGCCAACAACGGCAATCGTGAGCTGGTCACCTCGATGGCGTCGACGGCGCGCGATACGCTGAACACGCTGATCGACATGGTCGCCTATACGAAGACGACCGCCTATGTCAGCAATCTGAATGGCGTGGGCACGACGCAGATCTACGGCCACACCGGCAATCAGATCTGGGTCAAGATCAACGGGGCTCAGAATAATTTCGGTTCGGCCGACGCCGCCGTCGAATACGGAACGCTGACCGCGATCCGCAACACCAAGATCGTCGGCGGGGACATCTTCGCCAAGCGGGCTATCGCCCGATCGCCGTCGGCGGATATCACGTCCCTGGCGGCGGATTTACAAATAGCGGGCGACTACCGTTACTACGCTAATAACCGCGACATGGTGAATGGCTTCATCACCGGCGCCTACAACACGCTGAGCCAATGGGAGCAGAACTTCTATGATCATCCGCCGCATAAGGCGCTGATCGATAAGCTATATACCCAAGGCATTGATGCTCTGACGACCGAGGAACGGGGTTTTTACGACAGTTACTCGACAAGCATACAGAACATTCTCAAGGCGCTTAAAAACCAGGAACTGGCCAACCCCTGGATCGTCACCCTGCAGCGGGTCACCGAGCTTGGTCTCGACAAGTTCTCGGCGTCGGACTTCTACGGCGGCCTGCGCGGATTCCTCGACAGTTTCGATCTCGCGGAACGCGGCGTCGCCTATGAGAACGCCAATTTCCAATGGAACGGCGTCGACTTCAGCGTCTCGGTCGCCGGCGGGACGCAGGGCCTGTTTTCGATCCTGCCCACGGCCGCCGGCGATGGTCGTACCGTGACGATCGATGGCCTGGACAAGATCGCCTACACCTGGGTCGGCGCGGGCGGCGGCACCAACGGCAACGACTACATGGAGTACCGCTGGCACGGCGGGGCGGTGACGTTGGACGACACCCATGCGGTGTACGTCGAGGACGGCTACTACCGCTGGGACGGCTGGGATTCCTACGAGTGGATCGACACCTCGTACTGGTCCAACGGCGACGGCGGCGACGACATCTTCGTCGGCAGCCAGTATGGCGATCAGCTCTACGGCCGCGGCGGCTGGGACTGGCTCGACGGTCAGGCCGGCGACGACTACATCGAAGGCGGCGACGGCAATGACACCCTGATCGGCCGCGATGGCAACGACAGCCTGTTCGGCGGGGCCGGCGACGATTTCCTGGCTGGCGGCGACGGCGGCGACACCGTTCACGGCGGGGCCGGCAATGACGTTCTGGCTGATGGCCAGGGCGGCGAGGTGCTGCAGGGCGGCGACGGCGACGACACCTTCCTGATCGCCGCCGACGCAACCTTCAACTGGTTCTGGGGCGGCGACGGCGACCTCAACAGCGATCCGAACGGCAGGGACACCATCAGCGCCGAACGGCTCACCTTCGGGGTCGCCTTCGATCTCGACTTCCGGCCGGCCGACTGGAACGGCCATCCCGACGGCTACGCCAACTATGCCGCCAGCCGCGCGGCCGTGGTCGTCAACGCCGCGACCGGCGCCTGGGTGACCAGCGAGGGCCTCGTCAGCATCGAGAACGCCACCGGCTCGGAATATGCCGACCGGCTCTACGGCACGGCCGGCGACAACGTGATCAAGGGGCTGGCCGGCGACGATCAGCTCTACGGGCGCGAGGGCAACGACATCCTCGAAGGCGGCGCGGGCGCGGACCTTCTGGTCGGCGGCGGCTATTTCGACACCGCCAGCTACGCCGGTTCGGCGGCCGGCGTGCAGGTCGACCTGTCGACCGGCGAGGCGAAGGGCGGCGACGCCGCCGGCGACGTTTTGCAGGAGATCGAGAACCTGCGCGGTTCGGGTGCCGCCGACGAACTGAAGGGCAACTTCTTCCACAACCGCCTGGAGGGGCTCGGGGGCGACGACTGGCTGGTGGCCACCAACGGCGAGGATGTCTACGACGGCGGCGAGGGGCTGGACTTCGTCGACTATTCGTCGGGCTTCGCCAGCGGGACCTCGACCTATCAAACCTGGGTGGAAGACGGTTACTGGGAACGCGACCAGTGGGATAACTCCCAGTACTGGGTTTCCACGGGCGGACACTACGAGACGGTGACGACGACGGTGGCGGCGCTGAACGTGAACCTGGCCTGGGGCGGCCAGGTGCGGGGTAGCGACGGTGTGGCGTCCAACCACAGCTTCATCGGCGTCGAGGGCATAATCGGCACGGCGGAGGCCGACAGCATCGGCGGCGGCAACGCTGACGAGACCTTCGTGGGCGGGGCCGGCAATGACTATCTGTACGGCGGCGCCGGCGCCGACACCTACGTCATGTACCGCAACGACGGCGCCGACACGATCGTCGAGGACAACACCGGCTGGAACACCCTGTCGTTCGGCGACACGGTCACCTTCTCGGAGCTCTGGTTCGGCACAGCCGGCGGGGCCAATGGTTGGCTCGACGTCGGGGTTCGGGGCTACAGCGCCCAGGCGCGCATCGGCGGCAACTTCGCCCAGCGTAACAACACCAAGATCAAGTCGCTGGCCGTCGAACGCGGCGGGGCTGTCGACTTGGGGGGCGTTGACTTCGGACGCGGCGGCACCGACGGCGCCGACACGATCAACGGCACCAGCAGCTACTACGACCTGATCGCCGCCTATGACGGGGCCGACTACATCACCGGCTCGGGCACGGCCTGGGAGGACAAGGGCAACGTCATTATCGCCGGTCGTGGCGACGACACCATCAGCACGTCCGGCGGTGACGACCAGTTCGCCTACGACCGCGGCGACGGCAAGGACACGATCATCGACGCCGGCGGCGAGGACACGATCGTGTTCGGCGCGACCGTAGTCGCCGACGACGTGATCTACGAAGTTGTGGGTGGCGATCTCTATATCGCCGCCCGAGACTTGGAGAACCCGGATCTGGTGGCCTCGCAGGTCAATGACCGGATCAGAATCCAGGGCGGCGGCGTCAAGTACATCGTCAAGGACGGCTACTCCGACACGGTGTTGTACGAGAGCCTGAACACCGTCGAGTACGTGTTGGCCGGCGGGACCTCGATCGACCTGCGCAAGCTGGACATCACCTGGGCCGAAAGCGTTTCCTACAATCAGGGCTACGCCTATCCCATCGCGTTGGATCTTGACGGCGACGGGCTGAATCTTTCGGCAGTGGACAACTCCGAAGTGGTCGTGCGCACGGCCGGCGGTGGAATTTCGCGCGTCGGCTGGGTTGGGCCGACCGATGGCTTCCTGGCGGTCGACCGCGATGGCGACGGGGCGATCAACAGGCTGTCGGAGCTGTCGTTCGTGCAGGACAAGCCCGGCGCCAAAAGCGACCTGGAAGGCCTGCGCACCTGGGACACCAACGGCGATGGTTTGCTCGACAAGAACGACAAAGACTTCTCCAAGATCCTGCTGTTTGTCGACGCCAACCAGAACGGCCGCTCGACCGCAAAGGAACTGCGCACCCTTGAGCAGGCAGGCATTGCGGCCATCAATCTCGGCGGCCTGGCCACGGGCCAGACCCGCGAGCTGACCACCGAAAGCTTCGTGCAGCACACGATCAGCTTTGTGTGGGCCGACGGCCGCACGGGCGAGGGCTACGACGTGGCCTTGGCGCGGCGGGTGCTGGGCTCGGTGGGGTATGCCGCTGGCGAGTACCAGGCGGAATGGGGCCGTGCCGACGAGGATGGCGAGCTGGGCCGCCTTTCCAACGATCCAGTCGTGGCGGCCAAGACCGCTCGTGTCCGTGCCCAAAAGGGTCTACTGGACAAACTCGGCGCGACCTATGCCGAGATCAAGGCTGCCGCGCAGCTGGACTTCTCGGATCACGACCGCGTCGACGCCTCCATCGCCAAGCGCTGGGCCAAGATGAGCGCGTCCGAGCAGGCCAGCTGGCTGACCGGCCAGGAGACCACCGGCAAGGTGCGGCTGATCTCGTCCGAGCAGGCCCTTGTCAACACGGTCAACGACGCGGCCAAGGCCCGTCAGAAGGTGGTTGATAAGGGCTACGCCCAAGCCAGCGCGACCCTGTCGCCGTCCGGCCTCGACCAGGGTTCGGTCGGTGATGCGGCAAAAGCCGATATCCTTGGCTTGGGCGTGAGCTTTGGAGTGTCCGGTCTTGGACTGTCGCTGGCTGGGGGCGAGCCGCTGGAGACCGGCCCCGCCTACGGCGGGGCGGAGGCGACAGCGGAGGCTTGGTGGCGCCAGGATGAAGGCGCAAGCCTGCTGGGGGGAGCTCGCTGGGCGCGCGTCTGGCGGCCATGGACGCAGAGCCCGGCTATGGACTGGGCCAGATCGTTTCTGGTGCGGTGA
- the cpdR gene encoding cell cycle two-component system response regulator CpdR, producing the protein MARILLAEDDDSLRGFLARALERAGFEVTACADGEEAVSHLEHPWDLLLTDIVMPGMDGIEVARQAAARDPALRIMFITGFAAVALSAQDRAPAGAKVLSKPVHLRDLVSEVEKMMAA; encoded by the coding sequence ATGGCCCGCATCCTCCTCGCCGAAGACGACGACTCGCTGCGCGGCTTTCTCGCCCGGGCGCTGGAACGCGCCGGCTTCGAAGTCACCGCCTGCGCCGACGGCGAGGAGGCGGTCAGCCACCTCGAGCACCCGTGGGACCTGCTGCTGACCGACATCGTCATGCCCGGCATGGACGGCATCGAGGTGGCGCGCCAGGCGGCCGCCCGCGACCCGGCCCTGCGCATCATGTTCATCACCGGCTTCGCCGCCGTCGCCCTCTCGGCCCAGGACCGCGCGCCGGCCGGCGCCAAGGTCCTGTCCAAGCCAGTGCACCTGCGCGACCTCGTTTCCGAGGTCGAAAAGATGATGGCCGCATAG
- a CDS encoding N-formylglutamate amidohydrolase, translated as MNAWDPITPETASASAGAAAATGREPAFEAVRAAPEGSRAPTPVVFASPHSGALYPPEMMAAARLPEAVLKGSEDAFVDRLIAGAPARGVATIRSRLARAYIDLNRDPWELDPAMFEDDALPEFARGRTARVAAGLGAIARVADGRPIYVRKLTFEEAKARVEYGHRPYHDMLDRLLAQARSAHGLAVLIDWHSMPAAATRGTRGKAGGPCDIVLGDRFGAACAPGLTRLVEEALEGMGYRVARNSPYAGGYTTEHYGRPGRRTHALQVEINRALYMNETTREPTDGLAVLAAHVDQLTALLTQADWTDLK; from the coding sequence ATGAACGCATGGGACCCGATCACGCCGGAAACGGCCTCCGCCTCCGCCGGCGCGGCCGCCGCGACGGGGCGCGAGCCGGCGTTCGAGGCCGTGCGCGCCGCGCCGGAAGGGTCGCGCGCGCCGACCCCGGTGGTGTTCGCCTCGCCGCACTCGGGCGCGCTCTATCCGCCCGAGATGATGGCCGCCGCCCGCCTGCCCGAGGCGGTGCTGAAGGGCTCGGAGGACGCCTTCGTCGACCGGCTGATCGCCGGGGCCCCGGCCCGGGGCGTGGCGACCATCCGCTCGCGCCTGGCCCGCGCCTATATCGACCTCAACCGCGACCCGTGGGAACTGGACCCGGCGATGTTCGAGGACGACGCCCTGCCGGAGTTCGCCCGCGGCCGCACCGCCCGGGTCGCCGCCGGCCTGGGCGCCATCGCCCGCGTCGCCGACGGCCGGCCGATCTATGTGCGCAAGCTGACCTTCGAGGAGGCCAAGGCCCGCGTCGAGTACGGCCACCGCCCCTATCACGACATGCTCGACCGCCTGCTGGCCCAGGCCAGGTCGGCCCACGGCCTGGCGGTGCTGATCGACTGGCACTCGATGCCGGCGGCGGCGACGCGCGGCACGCGGGGCAAGGCCGGCGGCCCGTGCGACATCGTGCTGGGCGACCGCTTCGGCGCGGCCTGCGCGCCGGGCCTGACCAGGCTGGTCGAGGAGGCGCTGGAGGGCATGGGCTACCGCGTGGCCCGCAACAGCCCCTATGCCGGCGGCTACACCACCGAGCACTACGGCCGCCCCGGCCGCCGCACCCACGCCCTGCAGGTCGAGATCAACCGCGCGCTCTACATGAACGAGACGACCCGCGAGCCGACCGACGGCCTGGCGGTGCTGGCCGCCCACGTCGACCAGCTGACGGCGCTGCTGACGCAGGCCGACTGGACGGACCTGAAGTAG
- the typA gene encoding translational GTPase TypA: MSMRNIAIIAHVDHGKTTLVDQLLAQSGVFRANEATTERAMDSNDQERERGITILAKCTSVLWNGEAGETRINIIDTPGHADFGGEVERILGMVDGCVLLIDAEEGVMPQTKFVLTKALKMGLRPILCINKVDRAHADPDRVHNAAFDLFAAIGATDEQLDFPHIYASGRSGWATLDMNVPSDNLAPLFDLIVRHVPEPKQIAKKDEPFQILNVLIESDPFLGRLLTGRIESGKAVPGLAIHALDRDGKEIERGRITKVLAFRGLKRQPIDEGAEAGDIVAIAGMSKATVADTLCAMEVTEALPAQPIDPPTISMTVSVNDSPLAGREGDKVQSRVIRDRLLKEAESNVAIRVTESTEGDAYEVSGRGELQLGVLIENMRREGFEVSISRPRVVFQTDPETGKRLEPMEDVMIDVDDEFSGIVIEKLSLRKAELRDMGPSGAGKTRIQLVAPSRSLIGYQGEFLTDTRGSGVLNRVFSHYEGYKGAIDQQRKGVLISNSDGETAAYALWNLEERGTMFVGAGEKTYQGMIIGENARSDDMDVNPMKAKQLTNVRASGKDESIRLTPPRKMTLEQAIAYIEEDELVEVTPKNIRLRKQTLNPSFRKKRVKED; the protein is encoded by the coding sequence ATGTCCATGCGAAATATCGCCATCATCGCGCACGTCGATCATGGCAAGACCACCCTCGTCGACCAGCTGCTGGCCCAGTCGGGCGTGTTCCGCGCCAACGAGGCGACGACCGAACGCGCCATGGACTCCAACGACCAGGAGCGCGAACGCGGCATCACCATCCTGGCCAAGTGCACCAGCGTCCTGTGGAACGGTGAAGCGGGCGAGACCCGCATCAACATCATCGACACCCCCGGACACGCCGACTTCGGCGGCGAGGTGGAGCGGATCCTGGGCATGGTGGACGGCTGCGTCCTGCTGATCGACGCCGAGGAAGGCGTCATGCCGCAGACCAAGTTCGTGCTGACCAAGGCGCTGAAGATGGGCCTGCGCCCGATCCTCTGCATCAACAAGGTCGACCGCGCCCACGCCGACCCGGACCGCGTGCACAACGCCGCCTTCGACCTGTTCGCCGCCATCGGCGCCACGGACGAGCAGCTGGACTTCCCGCACATCTACGCCTCGGGCCGTTCGGGCTGGGCCACGCTGGACATGAACGTGCCCAGCGACAACCTCGCCCCGCTGTTCGACCTGATCGTCCGCCACGTGCCGGAACCCAAGCAGATCGCCAAGAAGGACGAGCCGTTCCAGATCCTGAACGTGCTGATCGAAAGCGATCCGTTCCTGGGCCGCCTGCTGACCGGCCGCATCGAGAGCGGCAAGGCCGTTCCCGGCCTGGCCATCCACGCCCTCGACCGTGACGGCAAGGAAATCGAGCGCGGCCGCATCACCAAGGTGCTGGCCTTCCGCGGCCTGAAGCGCCAGCCGATCGACGAGGGCGCCGAAGCCGGCGACATCGTCGCCATCGCGGGCATGTCCAAGGCCACCGTCGCCGACACCCTGTGCGCGATGGAAGTGACCGAGGCCCTGCCGGCCCAGCCGATCGACCCGCCGACCATCTCGATGACCGTCTCGGTCAACGACAGCCCGCTGGCCGGCCGCGAAGGCGACAAGGTCCAGTCGCGCGTCATCCGCGACCGCCTGCTGAAGGAAGCCGAGAGCAACGTCGCCATCCGCGTCACCGAGAGCACCGAAGGCGACGCCTACGAAGTCTCGGGCCGCGGCGAACTGCAGCTGGGCGTGCTGATCGAGAACATGCGCCGCGAAGGCTTCGAGGTCTCGATCTCGCGTCCGCGCGTCGTGTTCCAGACCGATCCGGAAACCGGCAAGCGCCTCGAGCCGATGGAAGACGTCATGATCGACGTCGACGACGAGTTCTCGGGCATCGTCATCGAGAAGCTGTCGCTGCGTAAGGCCGAACTGCGCGACATGGGTCCGTCGGGCGCGGGCAAGACCCGCATCCAGCTGGTCGCCCCGTCGCGCTCGCTGATCGGCTATCAGGGCGAGTTCCTGACCGATACGCGCGGTTCGGGCGTGCTGAACCGCGTGTTCAGCCACTACGAAGGCTACAAGGGCGCCATCGACCAGCAGCGCAAGGGCGTGCTGATCAGCAACTCGGACGGCGAAACCGCCGCCTACGCGCTGTGGAACCTGGAAGAGCGCGGCACCATGTTCGTCGGCGCCGGCGAGAAGACGTACCAGGGCATGATCATCGGCGAGAACGCTCGCTCGGATGACATGGACGTCAACCCGATGAAGGCCAAGCAGCTGACCAACGTCCGCGCCTCGGGCAAGGACGAGTCGATCCGCCTGACCCCGCCGCGCAAGATGACCCTCGAGCAGGCCATCGCCTACATCGAGGAAGACGAACTGGTCGAAGTGACCCCGAAGAACATCCGCCTGCGCAAGCAGACCCTGAACCCGTCCTTCCGCAAGAAGCGCGTGAAGGAAGACTAG